In Candidatus Nitrospira nitrificans, one genomic interval encodes:
- the hflK gene encoding FtsH protease activity modulator HflK: protein MVWDPKDPWGKKPDPLEEAFKQAQSQFKDIFPPGGLKSLLPSGGVWNLIIAALLIFLVWQSVFIVAPDEEGVVKRFGVPVRAVEPGPHFKIPLIETVLQPKVAKLFRVEVGFRTNQQGRQQMVPQEALMLTGDMNILAIEFIVQYKIKEARNFLFNVADIHETIGKAAEASMREVVGKSKIDEALTTGKAVIQQDTLTLLQTILDQYQSGVQIAAVQLQDVDPPEAVAAAFKDVTNAKEDREKLINQAQGYRNDIIPRAKGEAAELVNRAKGFAQARLNRAQGETNRFLATLKEYSQSKDVISKRIYIETMEEILPHTEKIIIDGKGGERLLPYLPLDRLSKSASMTGAKSVSQPEIEESRPELSPTLKARGSRP from the coding sequence ATGGTCTGGGACCCAAAAGATCCATGGGGCAAAAAGCCTGACCCGCTTGAAGAAGCCTTCAAGCAGGCCCAATCGCAATTCAAGGACATTTTTCCTCCTGGTGGCCTGAAGAGCCTCCTCCCCTCCGGCGGGGTCTGGAATCTCATCATCGCCGCTCTATTGATCTTTCTCGTCTGGCAAAGTGTGTTTATCGTCGCGCCGGATGAAGAAGGTGTCGTCAAGCGATTCGGGGTCCCGGTCCGGGCCGTAGAGCCAGGCCCGCACTTCAAAATTCCTCTGATTGAAACCGTTCTCCAGCCAAAAGTCGCCAAACTCTTTCGCGTAGAGGTCGGGTTCCGCACCAATCAGCAAGGCCGCCAGCAGATGGTGCCTCAGGAAGCCTTGATGCTGACCGGCGATATGAATATCCTCGCCATCGAATTCATCGTTCAGTACAAGATTAAAGAGGCCCGCAACTTCTTGTTCAACGTGGCGGACATCCATGAAACCATCGGCAAAGCGGCCGAAGCCTCCATGCGTGAAGTCGTCGGTAAAAGTAAGATCGACGAAGCTCTGACCACCGGGAAAGCCGTGATTCAGCAGGACACCTTGACGTTGCTGCAGACGATTCTTGATCAGTACCAATCCGGTGTGCAGATTGCCGCCGTGCAACTCCAAGATGTCGATCCCCCGGAAGCGGTCGCCGCCGCGTTCAAAGACGTGACGAATGCCAAGGAAGACCGGGAAAAGCTCATCAACCAAGCCCAAGGCTACCGGAACGACATTATTCCGAGAGCCAAGGGTGAAGCGGCTGAATTGGTCAACCGAGCCAAGGGGTTTGCCCAGGCCCGGCTCAATCGTGCCCAGGGCGAAACCAATCGGTTCCTCGCCACCTTGAAAGAGTACAGCCAATCCAAGGACGTCATCAGCAAGCGGATTTATATCGAAACCATGGAAGAAATCCTGCCGCATACGGAAAAGATCATCATCGACGGAAAAGGCGGAGAGCGCCTATTGCCATATCTTCCGCTGGACCGCCTCTCAAAGTCGGCATCCATGACCGGAGCCAAGTCCGTCTCCCAACCGGAGATTGAGGAGTCTCGACCAGAGCTATCTCCAACGCTAAAGGCGAGGGGCTCCCGACCATGA
- the arsS gene encoding arsenosugar biosynthesis radical SAM (seleno)protein ArsS (Some members of this family are selenoproteins.): MAVTLLGRGNPLASAAEQLRLLDQSSVSPPFDLRLAQADLFPLQATGITVFQINVGKLCNQACRHCHVDAGPDRPEAMSLETAERCMRALAKTDIPTVDITGGAPELNPHFRWLVEQSRRLGRHVMDRCNLSVLLLPSQADLAEFLARHQVEIVASLPSYRAGQTDAQRGDGVFEKSMEALRLLNRFGYGRPNSGLALNLVYNPVGAFLPPKQDAIEAQFKNELRARHGIEFNRLYTITNMPISRFLEFLVESGNYDQYMTRLVNAFNPAAASGLMCRYTLSVGWDGRLYDCDFNQMLELSVDHRVPSHIRDFDPDQLHHRQIVTRNHCFGCTAGSGSSCGGSTA, from the coding sequence ATGGCTGTCACGTTGCTTGGCCGAGGCAACCCTCTTGCCTCAGCGGCTGAACAACTTCGCCTCCTCGATCAATCATCTGTTTCCCCACCGTTTGACCTTCGCCTCGCTCAAGCCGATCTGTTTCCGCTCCAGGCGACCGGCATCACCGTCTTTCAGATCAACGTCGGCAAACTGTGCAATCAGGCCTGTCGCCACTGCCATGTGGATGCCGGCCCCGATCGTCCTGAAGCCATGTCCTTGGAAACGGCAGAGCGCTGTATGCGGGCGCTGGCCAAGACGGACATTCCCACCGTGGATATCACGGGCGGCGCGCCGGAGCTGAATCCGCATTTTCGCTGGCTTGTCGAACAGTCCCGCAGACTTGGCCGACATGTTATGGATCGCTGCAATCTGTCCGTGTTGCTGCTTCCTTCCCAGGCGGATCTCGCGGAATTCCTGGCTCGCCACCAGGTCGAGATCGTTGCCTCGCTTCCGTCGTACCGTGCCGGCCAGACCGATGCACAGCGAGGTGACGGCGTGTTTGAGAAGTCGATGGAAGCCCTTCGTCTGCTGAACCGGTTCGGCTATGGCCGTCCGAATAGCGGGCTCGCCCTGAACCTCGTCTACAATCCCGTCGGCGCGTTCCTGCCCCCAAAGCAAGATGCCATCGAAGCGCAGTTCAAGAACGAACTGCGGGCTCGACATGGGATCGAGTTCAACCGGCTGTACACGATCACCAACATGCCGATCAGCCGGTTCCTGGAGTTTCTCGTCGAAAGCGGCAACTATGACCAGTACATGACGCGCCTAGTCAACGCGTTCAATCCAGCCGCTGCGAGCGGCCTCATGTGCCGGTATACACTGTCCGTTGGATGGGACGGCAGACTCTACGACTGTGACTTCAACCAGATGCTCGAACTCTCGGTTGATCACAGAGTACCGTCGCATATCCGCGACTTCGATCCTGATCAACTCCATCATCGACAGATCGTCACGCGCAACCATTGCTTCGGTTGCACAGCCGGTTCCGGTTCATCCTGTGGCGGGTCTACTGCCTAG
- a CDS encoding methyltransferase domain-containing protein produces the protein MPIDEITQKVSERYAKAASTGEEMCCPTSYDMGHLKTFIPEEVLKIAYGCGTPAGLKTVQAGETVLDIGSGGGIDCFEASRLVGPTGHVIGIDMTDTMLEIARKHAAVVTTNLGYPESNVEFRKGLADAMPVQDGTIDLIISNCVINLAPDKRKVFQEMYRVAKPGGRFTISDIVSDQTVPQYLVHDAQKWGDCLSGALTLTDYLNGMTAAGFFGIHLVKFSPWRVIDGIHFFSVTLTGYKLAPASTTPSVQYATLRGPFIRLVDERGTTYQRGIPQPITSEVTLLLSTPPFAEHFLLTTEPVALDGDDPRWTAVFPADAPCTWQGHYALLAGPFVEATDDDHHVYRRGEPLEICSKTVAVLETGGYRPHFVILNRAGDSVSGEVVTCSPNEGCC, from the coding sequence ATGCCGATCGATGAAATCACACAAAAGGTCAGCGAGCGCTATGCCAAAGCCGCCAGTACCGGCGAAGAAATGTGCTGCCCCACCAGCTACGATATGGGGCACCTCAAAACCTTCATTCCGGAAGAGGTCTTGAAGATTGCGTATGGTTGCGGCACACCGGCGGGTCTCAAGACGGTGCAGGCCGGTGAGACAGTCTTGGACATCGGGTCGGGCGGCGGGATTGATTGTTTTGAGGCCTCCCGCTTGGTGGGCCCCACAGGCCACGTGATCGGGATCGACATGACCGATACGATGCTGGAGATCGCCCGCAAGCATGCGGCGGTGGTGACCACAAACCTCGGTTATCCCGAATCGAACGTGGAGTTCCGGAAAGGGTTGGCCGATGCGATGCCGGTGCAAGACGGCACGATTGATCTGATCATCTCAAATTGCGTCATCAACCTGGCGCCGGATAAGCGGAAGGTATTTCAGGAAATGTATCGGGTTGCCAAACCCGGCGGCCGGTTCACCATCTCCGACATTGTATCGGACCAAACCGTGCCGCAGTACCTGGTCCACGACGCCCAGAAATGGGGCGATTGTTTGTCCGGCGCCCTGACGCTCACCGACTACCTGAACGGCATGACGGCAGCCGGCTTTTTTGGCATTCATCTGGTGAAGTTTTCGCCCTGGCGCGTCATCGACGGCATCCATTTTTTTTCTGTGACGTTGACCGGCTACAAGCTGGCTCCGGCATCAACTACTCCCTCCGTCCAGTATGCGACCCTTCGTGGCCCATTCATCCGACTTGTGGATGAACGGGGCACGACCTACCAGCGCGGCATTCCGCAACCGATCACGTCGGAGGTGACGCTGTTATTGAGCACCCCTCCCTTCGCCGAGCACTTCCTCCTGACTACCGAACCTGTCGCGCTGGACGGCGATGATCCGCGCTGGACGGCAGTATTCCCGGCCGATGCCCCATGCACCTGGCAAGGCCACTATGCGCTGCTGGCCGGTCCCTTCGTTGAAGCGACCGATGACGATCACCATGTCTATCGACGGGGTGAGCCACTGGAGATTTGCTCCAAAACGGTGGCGGTTCTAGAAACGGGAGGGTATCGGCCCCATTTCGTCATCTTGAATCGAGCCGGCGACTCTGTGAGCGGCGAAGTTGTGACCTGTTCACCTAATGAAGGCTGCTGTTAG
- a CDS encoding RecQ family ATP-dependent DNA helicase, translating into MDDLTRQLSERFGFATFRPGQEAVIRAVLAGRDAMAVMPTGQGKSLCYQLPATLLPGLTLVISPLIALMQDQVTAMKQRKIAAAAFHSGLTGLEKSRVMQELQQRRLQLLYLAPERMQHEGFLRLLRSLWVSLLVVDEAHCISQWGHDFRPDYLKIGRLRQELTNPPCLALTATATTRVQTDLCRRLSLRDPFRLVAGFRRANLALSVHLPQSRQDKLSTLGRLVRETEKGTILVYCATRRAVEEVAAWLGQSHASVGYYHAGLSDEERRMVHEEFRRGTVRILAATNAFGMGIDKPDVRLVVHFDIPGSIEAYYQEVGRAGRDGQPAACALLFHERDLATQEYFIDQALKDQEGVARAERMRTLLQEMLGYVSGSSCRQRAILEYFSDETEPALGPCGLCDRCVAPARQPSRTVLHATGVSEKAILETVSWCMGRFGMGRIVDMLRGSRAKALVGSGAEDCPTYGICRAQTKPVVMGLVKSLIESGYLRIEGTEYPTLELTSRGREVLQGIREVALTQEQEPETDVSVNKPRRSSAAFAGIAPASAPDPRLVERLRQLRTELAEEEGVAPFLIFHDKTLKAIAGFKPGTPAALLEIPGIGELKAERYGRRVLAVVNGG; encoded by the coding sequence GTGGATGATCTAACTCGACAGCTCAGCGAACGATTCGGCTTTGCCACGTTTCGGCCAGGCCAAGAAGCAGTCATCCGCGCCGTGTTGGCAGGACGCGATGCGATGGCGGTCATGCCGACAGGGCAGGGGAAGTCGCTCTGCTATCAGTTGCCGGCGACCCTGCTCCCAGGGTTGACGCTGGTGATTTCTCCGCTGATCGCCTTGATGCAGGATCAAGTGACGGCCATGAAGCAGCGGAAGATTGCCGCGGCTGCGTTTCACTCGGGCCTCACCGGGTTGGAAAAGAGCCGCGTGATGCAGGAGCTCCAGCAGCGGCGGCTCCAGCTGCTGTATTTGGCGCCGGAGCGGATGCAACATGAGGGATTTCTCCGGTTGTTGCGCTCCCTCTGGGTCTCGTTGTTGGTGGTCGACGAAGCGCATTGTATTTCCCAGTGGGGCCATGACTTCAGGCCCGATTACCTCAAAATCGGTCGCCTGCGCCAGGAACTCACGAATCCTCCCTGCCTGGCGCTGACCGCGACGGCTACCACTCGTGTGCAAACGGATCTTTGCCGGCGGCTGTCGCTTCGCGATCCGTTCCGACTCGTCGCAGGGTTTCGTCGGGCCAACCTCGCTCTCTCCGTTCATCTCCCTCAGTCTCGACAAGACAAGCTGTCGACGCTGGGACGCTTGGTTCGCGAGACGGAGAAGGGCACGATCCTCGTCTATTGCGCTACTCGACGAGCCGTGGAGGAGGTCGCCGCATGGCTGGGACAATCCCATGCCTCGGTGGGCTATTACCATGCCGGTCTTTCAGATGAGGAACGACGGATGGTCCATGAGGAGTTTCGCCGAGGGACGGTGCGAATCCTGGCCGCGACGAATGCCTTCGGCATGGGCATCGATAAGCCGGACGTCCGATTGGTCGTCCATTTCGACATTCCCGGAAGCATCGAAGCCTATTACCAGGAGGTTGGGCGCGCCGGTCGTGACGGACAGCCCGCGGCTTGTGCGTTGTTGTTCCATGAGCGCGATCTCGCCACGCAGGAATACTTCATCGATCAGGCGTTAAAAGACCAGGAAGGCGTGGCGCGCGCGGAACGAATGCGGACGCTCCTTCAAGAAATGCTGGGGTATGTATCGGGATCGAGCTGCCGGCAGCGCGCGATTCTCGAGTATTTTAGCGATGAGACCGAGCCGGCCTTGGGCCCCTGCGGCCTGTGCGATCGTTGTGTCGCGCCGGCCCGGCAGCCGAGCCGGACGGTCTTGCATGCGACCGGCGTTTCGGAAAAGGCGATATTGGAAACGGTGTCCTGGTGCATGGGGCGGTTCGGCATGGGGCGCATCGTCGACATGCTTCGTGGAAGCCGTGCGAAAGCGCTGGTGGGCTCCGGCGCGGAAGACTGTCCGACATACGGGATCTGTCGGGCACAGACCAAGCCGGTTGTGATGGGTCTGGTGAAGAGCCTCATTGAGTCCGGGTATCTTCGCATCGAAGGCACCGAGTATCCCACTCTCGAATTGACGTCTAGGGGGCGAGAGGTGCTGCAGGGGATTCGTGAAGTGGCATTGACACAGGAACAGGAGCCTGAGACCGATGTATCGGTGAACAAGCCGCGTCGCTCGTCTGCCGCCTTCGCAGGCATCGCTCCGGCTTCGGCGCCGGATCCCCGGCTTGTTGAACGGCTCCGACAACTTCGCACCGAACTAGCCGAAGAAGAGGGTGTCGCGCCCTTCCTCATTTTTCATGACAAGACGTTGAAAGCCATTGCGGGTTTCAAGCCAGGGACGCCGGCGGCCTTGTTGGAGATTCCGGGTATCGGCGAGCTGAAGGCCGAACGATACGGGCGACGGGTGTTGGCCGTGGTCAATGGGGGTTAA